From Oryza sativa Japonica Group chromosome 4, ASM3414082v1, one genomic window encodes:
- the LOC4336265 gene encoding chitinase 5 precursor, whose product MANSPTPTMLAFLALGLALLLSATGQASAQNCGCQSNMCCSKWGYCGTGKDYCGDGCRSGPCYGGGGGGGGGGGGGGGGGGGSGVSVESVVTEAFFNGIKNQAPNGCAGKNFYTRQSFLNAAHSYSGFARDRTNDDSKREIAAFFAHVTHETGHMCYINEINGASMDYCDKNNKQWPCQPGKKYYGRGPLQISWNYNYGPAGQNIGFDGLRDPDRVAQDPTISFKTALWFWMNNVHQVMLQGFGATIRAINGALECNGKNPGAVNARVNYYKDYCRQFGVDPGGNLYC is encoded by the exons ATGGCGAACTCACCGACGCCGACAATGCTGGCGTTCCTGGCTCTTGGGCTAgcgctcctcctctccgccaccgGCCAGGCGAGCGCGCAGAACTGCGGCTGCCAGTCGAACATGTGCTGCAGCAAATGGGGGTACTGCGGCACGGGCAAGGACTACTGCGGAGATGGGTGCCGCTCTGGCCCgtgctacggcggcggcggcggtggaggaggaggaggcggaggtggtggaggcggaggcggaggcagcggcgtgTCTGTAGAGAGCGTGGTCACCGAGGCGTTCTTCAATGGGATCAAGAACCAGGCCCCGAACGGTTGCGCCGGCAAGAACTTTTACACACGACAGTCGTTTCTTAACGCTGCCCACTCCTACTCGGGCTTCGCCAGGGACCGCACCAACGATGACTCCAAGCGTGAGATCGCTGCCTTCTTTGCCCACGTCACTCATGAGACCGGAC ATATGTGCTACATCAACGAGATAAACGGGGCGAGCATGGACTACTGCGACAAGAACAACAAGCAGTGGCCGTGCCAGCCGGGGAAGAAGTACTACGGGCGCGGGCCGCTGCAGATCTCGTGGAACTACAACTACGGGCCTGCGGGGCAGAACATCGGGTTCGACGGGCTGAGGGACCCGGACAGGGTGGCGCAGGACCCGACGATCTCCTTCAAGACGGCGCTCTGGTTCTGGATGAACAACGTGCACCAGGTGATGTTGCAGGGGTTCGGCGCCACCATCCGGGCCATCAACGGTGCGCTCGAGTGCAACGGCAAGAACCCCGGCGCCGTCAACGCAAGGGTAAACTACTACAAAGACTACTGCCGCCAATTCGGCGTTGACCCGGGTGGCAACCTTTACTGTTGA